The DNA window CTCGAATTAAAATCGCTTAAAGCCCAGCTCCATCCACATTTTTTGTTTAATACATTGAATAACATCTATTCCCTTTCACTCACTAATTCTGATAAAACTTCACAATCCATCAGCCAGCTTTCTGATATTTTGGATTATAGTTTATACAAGGGACAGAAAAAATGGGTTTCCGTATCTGAAGAACTCAGCATTATTGACGATTATATAGCCTTGGAAAGTCTCAGGTATTATGATGAAAGACTGAAAATTAACAAAAAATATGAATTACATTCTTCCAATACCATTCCGCCACTACTCTATCTGACCTTGGTAGAAAATGCCTTCAAACATGGTGCAGGGAAAAATTCCGGCCTTACGGAAATCAATATCCAGGTGGAAACGAATCACAGACATTCCGTCTTTAGCATTGAAAATACCTCCACAGGAGATCAGGATACTCATGAACAGGGAATCGGGCTACAGAATATAAAAAAACAACTGCACTACCATTATCAGCATGATTTTTCCTGCCAAATCTCACAGGAAAACAATATTTTTAAAGTTGAAATAACCACTCCTTCACAATATGATTAATTGTATCATTGTAGATGACGAACCTCTGGCAACGGCACTATTGGAGAATCATATCTCCAAAATAGATCATTTAAAACTGGTTGCCAAAGCAGAAACTGCCATGGCGGCCTATAAAATCCTTCAGAATCATCCGGTAGATCTGATGTTCCTTGATATTGAAATGCCCCATTTAAACGGAATTGATTTCCTAAAGTCACTTCCACAAAAACCAAAAACTATTTTCACCACTGCTTATCGCGATTTCGCTATCGAAGGATTTGAATTGGAAGCGGTAGATTATTTGTTGAAACCTGTTACGTTTGAACGTTTCTTTAAAGCGGTGGAGCGGGTCTTGAGAAACAATACAGATTCACTGGAAAATTTTATCCTGATCAGGGCAGAAGGAATGCACCGGAAACTTATCCTTTCTCAGATTATTTATATTGAAAGTCAGGGAAATGATGTTAAAATAGTTTTGAAGACTCATGAAAGCTTTATTTCTAAGAGTAAAATTACTGATCTGGAAGCGGTATTAGCGTCGAGAGGATTTATAAGAATCCACCGGTCTTTTATCATCAATCCTGAATTCGTTACGGCATTCAACAATAATGAGGTACATCTCGGCAGTTATCAAATTCCGGTTGGAAGAAGCTATAAGCACGAGTTTGACACTTTCGTTTCCAATGTTTCAAAGAATAAGTTGTTATAAGTTTAATTTTAATATTTTTTTAAACCAAACTTTCAAAAAACACATATATAACATTGTTTTTCAACAGATTAAAATTCAATTGTATTTAAAATTTATTCAATCAGGTGGCAAAGAATAATTTTCATTAAAATGTAATAAACGGATGATTTACACTCTATTGAGCCTTCGGTAAAGAGCTCTTCATCGACAGGATCTTCTTAACAATATTAAAAAAAAGTATTACTTTTGTTTGAACTAATAAAATTGCTTTTTAGCTTTTTTATGAGTAAGTTTATGGGTACCAATTTATAAAACATTAAAATTCATTCCATGAGAAAAATAATTCTACTTATTACATGTATGTTCGGTATTTCTGTTTTCTCACAGATTAAAGTGTTGAAAAATGAAAGCTTGGTGGAAATTGGTAAAGATAATTCCGTAGGTTTATATAAAAAAGAAGATAAATATACGATCAATTACCAGGATCTGAATACCAGCAACCTGAATACGATCAGAGCTTTTTCATTTCAAAACCTGAATAATGATGTTTCAGGCTTGTATAAGCTTATCCTGGATGGCTTTATAACAGCTCCTGAGGAGAATATTGTATTGGAGCTTCCTAATGATATCATAGAACTTCATTATGAAAAAAACTATGGCCAGCCGACGGTACAGTTTATTCAGTATATCAACAAAAACCGAAAATATGTAGGAAAATCCCAGTTTTTAACTCAAAAACAGGTTGAAAAAGTTTTTGGACGAACAAATGGTAAGTATTCGATGTACGACAAACCTGCTGCTACGAACCATCCTACGAAGGGCTCTACCACAAATCCTGCCTCAGGCGGAGGAAGTAAAAAATCAAGAAAATAATTATAATTCATAAATATTGCGAAACTCATTCTCCAGGATGAGTTTTTTTATTTTATTTTTGCAAAAAGACATTCAACATTATGCCGCTTCAGATAATCAATTTAACTAAAAAATTTGGTGAGCAAACAGCCCTTAACAACATCAATATCTCAATTGACAAAAATGAAATCATTGGCCTGCTGGGACCGAATGGTGCAGGAAAATCGACGTTGATGAAATCTATTGTGGGTGCATTGAAAATTGATCAGGGTGAGATTATCTTTAACGGAATGAATATTTCCAGCCATGAGATCGAAAGCAAGAAAAAAATAGGGTTCCTGCCTGAGAACAATCCCCTTTATCTGGAAATGTATGTAAAAGAGTATCTTCAGTTTGTTGCCAATATCCACAAAATCCCGGAATCCAGAGTAGACGAAGTAATTGAATTAGTTGGAATCACACCGGAAAAATCAAAAAAGATAGGACAACTGTCAAAAGGTTATAAACAACGTGTTGGACTGGCACAAGCTATTATCCATCAGCCGGATCTTCTGATTCTGGATGAGCCAACGAACGGATTGGATCCTAACCAAATTATCGAAATACGAAATGTGGTGAAAGAGATTGGTCAGCAAAAGACGGTTTTACTGTCTACGCACATTATGCAGGAGGTGGAAGCACTGTGTTCCAGAGTCATTCTTATTCATCAGGGAAACATCCTTCAGGATTGCCCTATTGATGAGTTTAAAGGAAGATTTGACAGCCTGGAAGAGGCTTTCGCAAGTTATACGGCAATTTATAAGTAAAGGGCCTACAAGCTTTTAAAATATATTATTGAGATTTCTACGGAATGACAAAATTGGTTAATAATATTCCATTTGTTATTCTGTGGAAATCTTAATTTTTATTTAATAGCCCGGGACTTGTCATATGATGTTAAAAAGTACCACCTACAATGGCTTCATATTTGATGGAATCTGAAAAGTTAACCAATAACCAAAAATCATATGATTAAGCATCTATTATTAGGAACTTTCTGCCTGGCTCAGTTTTCTTTCGCTTATGCAAAAGAGGTTCCATCAGATTCAAAAGTTCACCCTGCGATCACCTCTTCTACTCTTCAAAAAGTACCGAAGACCGTTATTATCAAAACTAAAAAATTTAAGATAAGAATCGATAAGCAGCCTAATGGTAAATATCTGTACCAATCCTGGAATGCCAACGCTAAAATCACTGCCAAACCAAGCATGATTATCAGTGACGGAGAGTTGATTCCTGATGGAACGGGAGGTAATTATTATATCCAGTTCAGTAATGAAGGCCATACCTACCAGATCTGGAGAAATTATCTGACAGATTCTGCAAAAAAAGCACCTTACACCCTGACTGTTAGTGACAGCAACGACCAGGAAATTGTGCGTCAGGACGGATATGTCGTTAAAAACTAGTTTGAAAAGAGAGGAAACGGAAAACAGTCAATTACTATAAAGCAATGATTGGTTGATCAGATTAAACTTTCCGATTATAAAAAAATACAATCCTGTAGTGATACAGGATTTTTTTATGTTCCGGATTGTTTCAATTCTGTGATAAAATGACTGGATTCATAGCTTTCTTTTGCAGCTTCATACCCAATATTAAAAATTTGTTCCAGCCGGTCTTTTCGTCGTTCAAAAGTTCCAAAAGCAGATAGTTTTTGAGAAGAGATAAACCAGTCGCAGTAGTCAAATTTCACTTTTTCGATTCTGTAGGAAAGGAGATCATATGAACGGGAAACGATTGCTTTAATCGAATTGAGATCTTCAATTTTAGCTTCGTTGGGTGGTGAAACAAATACCCCGATCAGCTTATCACAATCATCGCGGATAATATCTGCGGGAAAATTATTTAAAACACCGCCGTCACAATACATTTTCTCATCAATAAGATAAGGCGTCGTAATCCCCGGAATGGAACATGAAGCAATAATAGCATCCACAATTTCAAAATCCTTATCAAAAATCGCCTGGGTTCCCGCCACCAGTTCTGTAGCGACAATTCTGACATCAATGTCCAGATCACCCAATTTCATCTCATGAAAAATCGGCTTAAGATAATTTCTGAAAATAATAGAAGACACCAATCCCGGCTGATTAAAGGTGAAATGCTTCCAGTTGAAAAAATATACGGAATTAAAAAACTCCAGAATCTCTTCAGGAGTCTTTCCTATAGCGTGTAAACATCCTACAATTGATCCGGCACTACAGCAGGAAAGAATGTCTGTCTTTATGTCTTTTTCTTTCAAGAATTTTAATACCCCTGCATGAGCGATTCCTTTGGTACCACCTCCTGATAAAACAAGCCCTACTTTTTCAAAATTCATAGAATAAATGTAAGCAATCGCCGGGAGATAATTGGATTAATTTTTATAAATGTGTTGATTTTAAAATTATTTTAACAGAAAACGATTAGATAGGCTAAGATATTATCAAGACACAAAGATATGGAGGAAATAAAAACCTAACAGGTTTTTGAAACCTGTCAGGTTTAATAGTTTCCTATTGATGGCTTAGATTTTCCATCAGTATCAAATAAAAAAAGCCCAGATAAATCTGAGCTTTTATATGTATACTAAAATAATTGATTAGATGTGAATCACCTCACCATAAGCAGCTGCAGCAGCCTCCATGATGGCTTCAGAAACTGTAGGGTGCGGGTGGATAGACTTGATAATCTCATGACCTGTTGTTTCAAGTTTTCTGGCAACAACAGCTTCAGCAACCATATCCGTAACGCCTTCACCGATCATGTGGCATCCTAACCACTCACCATATTTAGCATCGAAAATTACTTTGATGAAACCATCTGTATTTCCGTTTGCAGTTGCTTTACCACTTGCAGAAAGAGGGAATTTACCTACTTTGATTTCATATCCTTTTTCTTTAGCCTGCTTTTCTGTAAGACCTACAGAAGCTACTTCAGGGTGACAGTATGTACATCCAGGGATATTGCCATAGTCGATTTTCTCAACGTGCATTCCTTTGATTTTCTCAACACAAGTGATTCCTTCTGCAGAAGCTACGTGAGCTAATGCCTGAGTTGGGATAAGGTCACCAATTGCATAGTAACCAGGTACTGACGTTTCATACCATTCGTTGACCAATACTCTTCCTTTATCTGTCTGGATTCCTACTTCTTCTAAACCGATATTTTCGATGTTTGCAGCAATACCTACAGCAGATAATAAGATATCAGCTTCTAAAGTAATGTTTCCGTTAGCCGTTTTAACATTCGCTTTTACTCCTTCTCCTGAAGTATCAACGCTTTCTACAGAAGCATTTGTCATAATTTCGATACCTGATTTTTTCAGAGATTTCTCCAGGTGCTTAGAGATTTCTTCGTCTTCTACAGGAACGATGTTTGGCATAAATTCTACAACAGTCACTTTTGTTCCCATTGTATTATAGAAATCGGCAAATTCTACTCCGATAGCTCCTGAACCTACAACGATCATAGATTTAGGTTGCTCAGGAAGAGATAATGCCTGTCTGTATCCGATTACTTTTTTACCATCTTGCGGTAAGTTTGGTAATTCTCTTGAACGAGCTCCTGTAGCAATGATAATGTGGTTCCCCGCATATTCAGTTACTTTACCGTCTTTATCGGTTACAGAAACTTTTTTCCCTTTTTGTACTGTAGCAGTACCAAGAATTACGTCAATCTTATTCTTTTTCATTAAGAATTCGATTCCTTTGCTCATTTTGTTGGCTACACCACGGCTTCTCTGAATAACATTAGGAAACTCAAAGCTGGCCTCCACTTTATTCAAACCATAATCTTCAGCATGGTTGATATAATGAAAAACCTGAGCCGATTTCAATAAAGCTTTCGTTGGAATACATCCCCAGTTAAGACAGATTCCTCCTAAGTTTTCTTTCTCGATAATTGCGGTTTTGAAACCCAATTGTGCTGCTCTGATCGCAGTAACATATCCACCAGGACCACTTCCAATGACAATAATATCGTAATTCATTACTTTAAAAATTTTTATGCGAATTTAAGGAAAAATATTGGATGTTATCTATTTCTGTAGAGTGATCTAAAAATGCATCAATAAGACTGGTTTCATTCAATTTTAAACAAAAAAAGAGAACACAAAACGCATTCTCTTTCAATATATTTTATTTTTAATTGAAAACTTTTCAAAATGAAAAAATATAAAAATAGTTCTTCCTATTTCAATAAACGTAAGAAATCTCTGTTATTTTGCTTTTTGAAGTAATCGCTTTTCAACTTGAAATCTTTCATTCAGCGCTTTCATCTGATCTCTTTTCATTTTCTTGGTAGCAAGCGGGTGATTCAAAATCAGTTTTTTTTCTGTGTTGTATTTTTTAGTCAGTTCCTGCATTTTAATATTCACCAATTCGTTTTTTGATGGATGTGGAGGAACGGGAGGATGTTTCTGCGCGTAAACATTCATTGATAAACCTAATAGCAATAATGTTGAAATGAATAACTTTTTCATAATGTTTATATTTAAAAAAATTAATTCAAACAATTAATAAGTATTGATTAAATTAATTCAGGTTCATCGTTGAATCTACATATATTGTACCAATATTTTTTGCTTCAAGTAAAAAGTACAAGTATGAACTATTTTTTATAATTTTATTTACCTTATTAATAAAGAATTATGAAAAAAAATATGCTTACCCGAGATAAACTTTGGTTAAAAGAGCCTGAAGATCATGATTTCCCTGCAGCACAAGATTATCTGGAACTTCTTTTTGAGCCGGATCAAGCGAAAAAAATGGTAGAAAAACTAAAAAAGGCAACCACAATCACCAAAAAATCCAAAGACATTTTGAGAGCCAGCAAGCTCGCTTTGCTTCCGGAAACCAATATTCATGTCAAAGAAAATCTGAAAAAAGTTGAAAAGAATAAAAAGCTCTCCCCCATT is part of the Chryseobacterium lactis genome and encodes:
- a CDS encoding sensor histidine kinase; this translates as MKIKADISFRQNFYFQLFFWIALFLFGTARTYGEYEGGLYKESVIYNFCHWIFQIIGANFIYYILIRHFFDRKKYLEFSLYLLLSLYFISVINRIFIVYVAEPFFMNEVKDSFFSIFTDIRYLLFHYTFPLISGAFIFISILFIIRYKDEKENTIRLQKEKSDLELKSLKAQLHPHFLFNTLNNIYSLSLTNSDKTSQSISQLSDILDYSLYKGQKKWVSVSEELSIIDDYIALESLRYYDERLKINKKYELHSSNTIPPLLYLTLVENAFKHGAGKNSGLTEINIQVETNHRHSVFSIENTSTGDQDTHEQGIGLQNIKKQLHYHYQHDFSCQISQENNIFKVEITTPSQYD
- a CDS encoding LytR/AlgR family response regulator transcription factor, which translates into the protein MINCIIVDDEPLATALLENHISKIDHLKLVAKAETAMAAYKILQNHPVDLMFLDIEMPHLNGIDFLKSLPQKPKTIFTTAYRDFAIEGFELEAVDYLLKPVTFERFFKAVERVLRNNTDSLENFILIRAEGMHRKLILSQIIYIESQGNDVKIVLKTHESFISKSKITDLEAVLASRGFIRIHRSFIINPEFVTAFNNNEVHLGSYQIPVGRSYKHEFDTFVSNVSKNKLL
- a CDS encoding ABC transporter ATP-binding protein; its protein translation is MPLQIINLTKKFGEQTALNNINISIDKNEIIGLLGPNGAGKSTLMKSIVGALKIDQGEIIFNGMNISSHEIESKKKIGFLPENNPLYLEMYVKEYLQFVANIHKIPESRVDEVIELVGITPEKSKKIGQLSKGYKQRVGLAQAIIHQPDLLILDEPTNGLDPNQIIEIRNVVKEIGQQKTVLLSTHIMQEVEALCSRVILIHQGNILQDCPIDEFKGRFDSLEEAFASYTAIYK
- a CDS encoding patatin-like phospholipase family protein, with translation MNFEKVGLVLSGGGTKGIAHAGVLKFLKEKDIKTDILSCCSAGSIVGCLHAIGKTPEEILEFFNSVYFFNWKHFTFNQPGLVSSIIFRNYLKPIFHEMKLGDLDIDVRIVATELVAGTQAIFDKDFEIVDAIIASCSIPGITTPYLIDEKMYCDGGVLNNFPADIIRDDCDKLIGVFVSPPNEAKIEDLNSIKAIVSRSYDLLSYRIEKVKFDYCDWFISSQKLSAFGTFERRKDRLEQIFNIGYEAAKESYESSHFITELKQSGT
- the lpdA gene encoding dihydrolipoyl dehydrogenase, whose product is MNYDIIVIGSGPGGYVTAIRAAQLGFKTAIIEKENLGGICLNWGCIPTKALLKSAQVFHYINHAEDYGLNKVEASFEFPNVIQRSRGVANKMSKGIEFLMKKNKIDVILGTATVQKGKKVSVTDKDGKVTEYAGNHIIIATGARSRELPNLPQDGKKVIGYRQALSLPEQPKSMIVVGSGAIGVEFADFYNTMGTKVTVVEFMPNIVPVEDEEISKHLEKSLKKSGIEIMTNASVESVDTSGEGVKANVKTANGNITLEADILLSAVGIAANIENIGLEEVGIQTDKGRVLVNEWYETSVPGYYAIGDLIPTQALAHVASAEGITCVEKIKGMHVEKIDYGNIPGCTYCHPEVASVGLTEKQAKEKGYEIKVGKFPLSASGKATANGNTDGFIKVIFDAKYGEWLGCHMIGEGVTDMVAEAVVARKLETTGHEIIKSIHPHPTVSEAIMEAAAAAYGEVIHI